A part of Saimiri boliviensis isolate mSaiBol1 chromosome 13, mSaiBol1.pri, whole genome shotgun sequence genomic DNA contains:
- the BRF2 gene encoding transcription factor IIIB 50 kDa subunit, which translates to MPGRGRCPDCGSTELVEDSHYSQSQLVCSDCGCVVTEGVLTTTFSDEGNLREVTYSRSTGENEQVSRSQQRGLRRVRDLCRVLQLPPTFEDTAVAYYQQAYRHAGIRAARLQKKEVLVGCCVLITCRQHNWPLTMGAICTLLYADLDVFSSTYMQIVKLLGLDVPSLSLAELVKTYCSSFKLFQASPSVPAKYVEDKEKMLSRTLQLVELASETWLVTGRHPLPVITAATFLAWQSLQPAYRLSCSLARFCKLANVDLPYPASSRLQELLAVLLRMAEHLAWLRVLRLDKRSVVKHIGDLLQHRHSLVRSAFRDGAAEVETLEKEPPGQGQGQGEGEVGNNSLGLLQGKRPASPALLLPPCMLKPPKRTCPAPPVSTVTGDEDISDSEIEQYLRTPQEVRDFQRAQAARQAAPSVANPP; encoded by the exons ATGCCAGGCAGAGGCCGCTGCCCCGACTGCGGCTCTACGGAGCTCGTGGAAGACTCGCACTATTCGCAGAGCCAGCTGGTGTGCTCGGACTGCGGCTGCGTCGTCACCGAGGGGGTCCTTACCACTACCTTCAGCGACGAGGGCAACCTCCGAG AGGTAACATATTCCCGAAGCACAGGGGAAAACGAACAAGTTAGTCGCAGCCAGCAACGAG GTCTCCGCCGAGTGAGAGACCTTTGTCGAGTTCTGCAGTTGCCACCAACATTTGAGGACACCGCGGTTGCCTACTACCAACAGGCATACCGGCATGCTGGCATCCGAGCTGCCAGGCTGCAAAAGAAGGAGGTGTTGGTTGGGTGCTGTGTCTTAATCACCTGTCGACAGCATAACTGGCCCCTAACCATGGGAGCCATCTGCACGCTGTTATATGCAGATTTGGATGTATTTTCTAGCACGTACATGCAGATAGTGAAGCTCCTGGGACTGGATGTGCCATCTCTGAGCTTGGCAGAACTGGTGAAGACCTATTGCAGCAG CTTCAAACTGTTCCAAGCTTCGCCTTCTGTGCCAGCCAAATACGTGGAAGACAAAGAGAAGATGCTGTCTCGAACACTGCAGTTGGTGGAGCTGGCGAGTGAGACGTGGCTGGTGACCGGGCGGCATCCCTTGCCCGTCATCACTGCTGCAACTTTCCTGGCTTGGCAGTCACTGCAGCCTGCATATCGGCTGTCATGCTCCCTTGCTCGATTTTGTAAATTGGCAAATGTGGACCTGCCCTACCCCGCATCCTCCCGCCTGCAGGAGCTGCTGGCTGTGCTGCTGCGGATGGCTGAGCACCTGGCCTGGTTACGGGTTCTGAGACTTGACAAACGGTCTGTGGTGAAGCACATTGGTGACCTTCTCCAGCACCGCCACTCACTGGTCCGCTCGGCCTTTCGGGATGGGGCAGCAGAAGTGGAGACCCTAGAGAAGGAGCCGCCGGGGCAGGGACAGgggcagggagaaggggaagTGGGGAATAATTCCTTAGGTTTGCTCCAGGGGAAGCGACCGGCCAGTCCTGCCCTTCTCCTCCCACCCTGCATGTTGAAGCCCCCGAAGCGGACCTGCCCTGCACCCCCCGTCTCCACCGTCACTGGAGATGAGGACATTTCTGATAGTGAAATAGAACAGTATTTGCGTACCCCTCAGGAAGTTAGGGACTTTCAGAGAGCCCAGGCTGCTAGACAGGCTGCCCCGAGTGTCGCTAACCCTCCCTGA